The following coding sequences lie in one Maribacter forsetii DSM 18668 genomic window:
- a CDS encoding alpha/beta fold hydrolase, with translation MKMRNIMMLGLISVFIQFSFAQSNNLKWLDIELANYEYPFDVSELNLKVQGQDLQMSYMDVKPSNFNGKSIVLFHGKNFNGAYWKTTIEALTEEGYRVIVPDQIGFGKSSKPAYFHYTFQQLARNTKELLDTLKITKTTILGHSMGGMLATRFALMYPKTTEKLVLENPIGLEDWKLKVPYKPVEWWYANELKKSYEGIKNYQLKNYYDNKWKSDYDQWVNLLAGWTLNSDYDRIAWNAALTYDMIFTQPVVYEFKNITTPTLLIIGTRDRTALGKPLVSDEVRKTMGLYNQLGKTTQQRIQNAQLVEIDDIGHLPHIEKFESFITPLIKFLKE, from the coding sequence ATGAAGATGAGAAATATAATGATGTTAGGGTTAATTAGTGTGTTTATCCAATTTTCATTTGCACAGTCAAACAACCTGAAATGGCTTGATATTGAATTGGCGAACTATGAATATCCTTTTGATGTTTCTGAGTTGAATTTAAAAGTTCAAGGTCAAGATCTGCAAATGTCTTACATGGATGTAAAGCCTTCTAACTTTAACGGCAAGAGCATTGTGCTTTTTCACGGTAAAAACTTCAATGGAGCCTATTGGAAAACTACAATCGAAGCACTGACTGAAGAAGGCTATCGCGTAATTGTACCGGATCAAATAGGCTTTGGTAAATCTTCTAAACCAGCATATTTTCATTATACATTTCAACAATTGGCACGCAATACAAAAGAGTTGCTTGATACCTTGAAGATAACTAAAACGACTATTTTAGGGCATTCTATGGGAGGCATGCTGGCTACTCGATTTGCGCTAATGTACCCTAAAACAACAGAGAAGTTGGTTTTGGAAAACCCCATCGGACTTGAAGATTGGAAATTAAAAGTGCCTTACAAACCTGTTGAATGGTGGTATGCCAATGAACTTAAGAAAAGTTATGAAGGCATTAAAAATTACCAATTGAAAAATTATTATGATAATAAGTGGAAAAGCGACTATGATCAATGGGTAAATTTATTGGCCGGTTGGACATTGAATTCAGATTATGATAGAATTGCCTGGAATGCTGCGCTAACCTATGACATGATTTTTACACAACCTGTAGTGTATGAGTTTAAAAATATTACTACACCTACGTTATTAATTATTGGTACAAGAGATAGAACGGCACTTGGTAAGCCATTAGTTTCTGATGAGGTGAGAAAAACAATGGGACTTTATAATCAATTAGGTAAAACAACACAGCAGCGCATACAGAACGCTCAATTAGTGGAAATAGATGATATTGGTCATTTACCACATATTGAAAAATTTGAAAGCTTTATTACCCCATTAATTAAGTTTTTAAAAGAATAA
- a CDS encoding sensor histidine kinase has protein sequence MQSFIKQNKSESNFLLLIALIQNTYVKVNMLLKYLFTFITFLVVVLCPYSAQSQQQESLNFQHIQDGMSQSSATVLLEDNFGFIWIGTRNGLNRYDGKDFEIYTKSLDGITGLKHEYIVALHEDGQNIIIGTNEGLSLYDRSLNIITPYPFINEGETIKDEVFEIIVKKDGILWLGSESSGFYSYELETGKVKHFPPPNKHINIGNPRLNKVIKIDVLDANRVLVVFTYNTVILNYEMEIISKILQTEAMITGIKSSDNSLLIGSGTGSLFKLDITDNSINFTKEKEVSPGFGIRSLEKNLDDELWIGTENNGLYIYNDNLDFIRHIEYSVTRPNSISGNSIWALLCTRDGTMWIAPYKSGLNIYDKEYYKFRHVNSDPFNPKRLSNKLVNCFAEDDKGNLWIGTDGGGIDYWDRASDTFENYSLRNKTFPSNVVLSIIQTKDDELWAGTWTNGIAILNTKTKKTSVLTSENSFLKSNIIIDLLKDKKERIWIVNYFSGVQVYDPKTKTHENITLKSEIDGSIINSIYQIFEDNQGNIWIGTLNTGLFKLTKNGNEWSTVHYHTKNSLSNSFINVIIQDIEDTIWVGTQGGLNKYNPETDSFLVIAKADGLKNDAIKGIIDDQNNHLWLSTEEGIIRYNNKTGETINYDVGDGLQSKEFIASSSITTKKGEYIFGGINGFNIFTASDVEKRKDTLTLFVSGLKLFNQPVLPNDDFGILEKDISQVDSLTFNYDQSVINIDFKALTFRHPESVNYAFYLEGFEKDWNYVGNHPTATYTNLNPGEYTLRIKSTNSDGVWVDNEIDLHITVTPPYWQTWWFKALMIALVLLIFYIAQHIKLQNIRKNQRSLELKVDERTKELQFQKNKLVEAADNLKSKNEEIQRFTYAVSHDLKSPLSNIKGLASLIPLEMELEDHPDVAEYLSLIDVSCNNMNELISDITEIARLGKIENKNELLKTNEILALSRNLIKSQLKNKNIELTIAENLPSIFGDLNRIIQVFGNFLDNAIKYMGDQPNPKIIVDFEEDGDNNIFLVKDNGLGMDEQALEKLFTPFERFHDNVKGTGLGLYMVKQIAISHGGTIIAESEGKNKGATFKLVLPKAKIAAKKAKNSLKS, from the coding sequence ATGCAAAGTTTTATTAAACAAAATAAATCTGAAAGTAATTTCTTACTTTTAATTGCGTTAATACAAAATACTTATGTAAAGGTTAACATGTTATTAAAATACCTCTTCACGTTTATTACCTTTTTAGTAGTCGTCCTCTGTCCGTATTCTGCACAATCTCAGCAGCAAGAATCTCTTAATTTTCAGCACATACAAGATGGCATGTCTCAAAGTAGTGCTACCGTACTTTTGGAAGATAATTTTGGTTTTATTTGGATAGGAACCAGAAATGGGCTGAACAGATATGATGGAAAAGATTTTGAAATTTACACCAAAAGTTTAGATGGCATAACTGGTCTAAAACACGAATATATTGTAGCCTTACATGAAGATGGACAAAATATTATCATCGGTACAAATGAGGGTCTTAGCCTTTATGATCGTAGTTTAAATATTATAACTCCATATCCGTTCATCAACGAAGGTGAAACCATCAAGGACGAAGTTTTTGAGATAATAGTTAAAAAAGACGGTATACTTTGGCTGGGGTCAGAATCTAGCGGTTTTTATAGTTACGAGCTAGAAACTGGTAAAGTAAAACATTTTCCTCCCCCTAATAAACATATAAATATTGGCAATCCTAGACTTAATAAAGTTATTAAAATTGATGTTTTAGATGCTAACCGCGTTCTAGTTGTTTTTACCTATAATACCGTTATCCTTAATTATGAGATGGAGATTATTAGTAAAATATTGCAAACAGAGGCAATGATCACCGGCATAAAATCATCAGATAATAGTTTATTGATAGGTTCCGGAACTGGCTCTCTATTTAAGCTGGACATAACAGACAATTCAATTAATTTCACCAAAGAAAAAGAGGTTAGTCCTGGTTTTGGTATACGATCTTTAGAAAAAAATCTTGATGATGAATTGTGGATAGGCACAGAAAATAACGGTTTATATATTTACAATGACAATCTAGATTTTATAAGACATATTGAGTACAGTGTTACAAGACCCAATTCCATTTCCGGTAATTCTATATGGGCTTTATTATGTACACGAGACGGTACAATGTGGATTGCCCCTTATAAAAGTGGGCTGAACATTTATGATAAAGAATACTATAAATTTAGACATGTAAATTCTGACCCATTCAACCCAAAGAGACTAAGTAATAAATTAGTGAACTGCTTTGCAGAAGACGATAAAGGCAACCTTTGGATTGGCACAGATGGTGGAGGTATTGATTATTGGGACCGTGCATCAGATACATTTGAAAATTATTCGCTAAGAAATAAAACATTTCCCAGTAATGTAGTTCTTTCCATAATACAGACCAAAGATGACGAATTATGGGCGGGAACATGGACAAATGGTATAGCTATACTTAATACAAAAACCAAAAAAACCAGTGTACTAACTTCAGAAAATTCATTTTTAAAATCAAATATAATTATTGATCTTTTAAAAGATAAAAAAGAAAGAATTTGGATAGTAAACTACTTTTCAGGTGTACAAGTGTATGACCCCAAAACAAAAACACATGAAAATATAACGCTTAAATCAGAAATTGACGGCAGTATAATTAACTCCATATACCAGATTTTTGAAGACAACCAAGGTAATATATGGATTGGAACATTGAACACAGGTTTGTTTAAGCTAACAAAAAATGGCAACGAATGGTCAACTGTTCATTATCATACCAAAAATTCTTTAAGCAATAGTTTTATCAATGTTATTATTCAAGATATCGAAGATACCATTTGGGTAGGTACACAAGGTGGACTTAACAAATATAACCCAGAAACAGATTCATTTTTAGTGATTGCCAAGGCTGACGGCTTAAAAAACGACGCTATTAAAGGTATTATAGACGATCAAAACAACCACTTATGGCTTAGCACCGAAGAAGGAATCATTAGATATAACAACAAAACCGGAGAAACAATTAATTACGATGTAGGCGATGGTCTTCAATCTAAAGAATTTATTGCAAGTTCATCTATAACTACTAAAAAAGGGGAATATATATTTGGTGGCATTAATGGCTTTAATATTTTTACTGCAAGTGATGTTGAAAAACGAAAAGACACACTTACGTTATTTGTCTCTGGATTGAAACTTTTTAATCAACCCGTTTTACCAAATGATGACTTTGGAATATTAGAAAAAGATATCAGTCAAGTAGACTCCCTAACCTTTAACTACGATCAATCTGTTATAAATATAGATTTTAAAGCCCTTACTTTTAGACACCCAGAAAGTGTTAATTATGCATTTTACCTTGAAGGTTTTGAAAAAGATTGGAATTATGTTGGCAACCATCCTACAGCAACATATACAAATTTAAATCCCGGAGAATATACATTAAGAATAAAATCTACTAATTCTGATGGTGTTTGGGTTGATAACGAAATAGATCTCCATATTACAGTTACCCCACCTTATTGGCAAACTTGGTGGTTTAAGGCATTAATGATCGCTCTCGTATTATTGATATTCTATATAGCACAACATATTAAACTACAAAATATCAGAAAAAATCAACGAAGTCTAGAATTGAAAGTTGACGAACGTACTAAAGAACTACAATTTCAAAAAAATAAACTTGTAGAAGCCGCAGACAATTTAAAATCAAAAAACGAAGAAATTCAACGTTTTACATACGCAGTATCCCATGATTTAAAGAGTCCGTTAAGCAACATTAAAGGATTGGCCAGTCTAATACCATTAGAAATGGAACTAGAAGACCACCCAGATGTAGCCGAGTACTTGAGTTTAATTGACGTTTCTTGTAATAATATGAACGAATTAATATCTGACATAACTGAAATAGCTAGGTTAGGTAAAATTGAAAATAAAAATGAGCTTTTAAAAACAAATGAAATATTAGCGCTGTCAAGAAATCTTATTAAAAGCCAGCTCAAGAACAAAAATATAGAGCTTACCATAGCTGAAAACCTTCCCAGTATTTTTGGTGACCTTAATAGAATAATACAAGTTTTTGGAAATTTCTTGGACAATGCCATAAAATATATGGGCGATCAACCTAACCCTAAAATAATTGTGGATTTTGAGGAGGATGGTGACAATAATATCTTTTTGGTAAAAGATAATGGTTTAGGTATGGACGAGCAGGCATTAGAAAAATTGTTCACCCCATTTGAAAGATTTCATGATAACGTAAAGGGAACAGGTTTAGGTTTGTATATGGTTAAACAAATTGCCATTTCTCATGGTGGTACCATCATAGCAGAATCGGAAGGTAAGAACAAGGGAGCAACCTTTAAGCTTGTACTACCAAAAGCTAAAATTGCGGCAAAAAAAGCAAAAAACTCCTTGAAGTCTTAA
- a CDS encoding ATP-binding protein yields MILLVLIASVLIFGITVYQFREINIDYHENRMERKEEQIRQSIDLAIQKTTYPVTTENLDLIFKNEIYEIAVVQNMNFNIYSLEGELIKSSRPKFANDSISMCLDAEVLNKLEVSPIKRYVRENALAGDKYQASFTYIADQKFKPIGILNLPYFEDNSFNDHELKEFLWRLLGVYLLMLLMAISFAFFISKYITRSLETISTMMGRTNLSKQNKKIYIDNPGEEIEKLIAAYNGMIDELGQSAVKLARSEREQAWREMAKQVAHEIKNPLTPMRLTVQSFERKFDPEDPLIHEKLREYSDTLIQQIDTMSSIASAFSNFAEMPAQQNETLNVVKIVKLALDIFNEDYIHFIAEEEEIIAKLDRTQLIRVVTNLVKNAIQAVPDVVSPRVLVSVASEGDMVKISVADNGYGIEKDNEEKIFEPKFTTKTSGMGLGLGMVKNIVETYKGSINFTSHLGKGTVFCVKFPRENV; encoded by the coding sequence ATGATTTTATTGGTCTTAATTGCATCTGTTTTAATATTTGGAATAACTGTTTATCAGTTTAGAGAAATAAATATAGATTACCATGAAAATAGAATGGAGCGTAAAGAGGAGCAGATACGTCAAAGTATTGATCTTGCCATTCAAAAAACAACTTACCCTGTTACTACAGAGAACCTTGATTTAATATTCAAAAATGAGATTTATGAGATTGCCGTAGTGCAAAACATGAATTTTAATATTTATAGCTTAGAAGGTGAATTAATAAAGAGTTCTCGTCCAAAATTTGCTAACGACTCTATTTCCATGTGTTTAGATGCTGAGGTGCTGAATAAATTAGAGGTGAGTCCTATTAAACGCTATGTGCGGGAGAATGCTTTGGCGGGCGATAAATATCAAGCATCTTTCACATATATCGCTGATCAAAAGTTTAAACCAATAGGTATATTAAACCTACCTTATTTTGAAGATAACTCATTCAACGACCATGAATTAAAAGAATTTTTATGGCGATTACTAGGTGTATACTTGTTGATGTTACTTATGGCGATATCATTCGCATTTTTCATATCTAAATACATTACCCGTTCTTTAGAGACCATATCTACTATGATGGGTAGAACGAACTTAAGCAAGCAAAATAAAAAGATTTACATTGATAACCCTGGTGAGGAGATAGAGAAGTTGATTGCCGCTTATAATGGTATGATAGATGAATTGGGGCAAAGTGCCGTAAAATTGGCGCGTAGTGAGCGCGAGCAGGCTTGGCGGGAAATGGCAAAGCAAGTGGCACATGAGATCAAGAATCCGCTAACACCAATGCGACTTACTGTACAAAGCTTTGAACGTAAATTTGATCCGGAAGACCCGTTGATCCATGAAAAACTTAGAGAATACTCAGATACTTTAATTCAGCAAATAGATACTATGAGCAGCATAGCATCTGCGTTTTCTAATTTTGCCGAGATGCCTGCGCAACAGAATGAGACGCTGAACGTGGTTAAAATTGTAAAACTGGCTTTAGATATCTTTAATGAAGATTATATTCATTTCATTGCTGAGGAAGAGGAAATAATTGCGAAATTAGATCGCACACAGTTAATACGTGTAGTAACCAATTTGGTAAAGAATGCTATTCAAGCAGTGCCAGATGTGGTATCTCCAAGAGTTTTGGTCAGTGTGGCATCTGAAGGTGATATGGTTAAAATATCTGTGGCAGATAATGGTTATGGTATTGAAAAGGATAATGAAGAAAAAATATTTGAACCTAAGTTTACCACTAAAACTAGTGGTATGGGGCTAGGATTAGGAATGGTAAAAAATATTGTGGAAACTTATAAGGGATCTATCAACTTTACGTCTCATTTAGGGAAGGGTACGGTTTTCTGTGTAAAGTTTCCCAGAGAAAATGTATAA